A window of Helicobacter macacae MIT 99-5501 genomic DNA:
CGAAGTGCTATACCTAAAAGCAAGCAAGGCATTGGACTTCGTGCGTGATGAGGACTACCACAAAACACCCTCTCTAGCCTTTGCTATCAACTACTTTTTTTATCAGTATCGCCCTCAAGCAAAAGCTAGTAAAAAGCGATGAGAATCCCAAAGCCAAAAGTAGCCAAAGCCAAAATTAGTAAAGCTAAAATCACAAAATCTATAAAAAAGGAATACTTCCACGATGAGCACGACAAAAAATCTAACAAAACAAAAACCCTACCAAGTGCGTATCCAAACTTTTGCGCTAGCTTTTGCCCTGCTACTTTTGCTATCTCTCCAGCAAGCGCACAGCGAGCAAAATCAACTAAAGAATCTTTACAAACTTCAGCACACCACAAAAATCGCCATTTCATCTGTCGATACAAAATCCAACACCATAGAATTTCCAGCTATGGGACGCGTAGTGGGCGAGAGTGGGTTTATATGGCATATCTATGATGAAAACTACGCAAGTATCATCGCCACCGCTACGATTATAGAGATAAAATCAAGCCAAAATGAATATAGCCCAAAAAACACCACACAAGAAAAAACCTCACAAAAAGCTAACCCACAAAAGCAAAATCCAAAAGATAACGCCAGCCAGAGCGCAAAAGCAATAGCGCGGATAAATCCTATCAGTGTCTTAGAGCAAAAATACCTCCCAAGCCCTACAAACAAGCCTGTCGCAGGCGATGAGGTGCATTTCGGGACGCTAAATAGCCTAGCCTTTATCATCGCTCCTACGCTAGAGACTTATGATTCTATCCGTGCTAGCTACCCATCTATGCAGTTTCTAAACTCCGATTTAATGGTGGGCTATCTTTTTGACAAAAGCAAATTCGACCCCAAGCCAAAAGTGCTAAGCAATGCTTGCGCGGTGTATAGCGTGGGATTGCTTTTTTTGGTTACAAGAGATAGGCTTTCCGTGCTTGATTGTCAAAGTTTGGTAGAGCTAGATAGCGTGGCGTTTGATACAAGTGCAGTTGGGCAGACGATTGCGCCGTTTTTTTCGCGTGTGCAATACGCCTCAAGCGGCTCGCTAGATTCTGCACTCAAGCGCAAAAACTCAAAGCAGTATTTTGAATACTACGATGGGCTACTAAAAGAGGGCAAAAACTTCAAGTAGCCCAAGTAGTAGCGCAACTCCACACAAAGCCACCTCATACAAGTCATTTTGCAAGCAAGCCACCTCACAAATGCCACCTTGCAAAATTTCCAAAACCACAAACCCCCACCAATAAATCCAAGCAATGAATCCAAGCACAACTCTTTTTGCTAGTAGCGATGGCTCTCTTAGTGCGTTTAATGAAGAGTTTGGCGAGTGCTACTCCTCGCTTAGTGAGGGTGCGCTAAGCGAAAAGCTCACCAAGCATATTGCCCCTGCGTTTGAGTATCTGCGCTCACAAATGCAAAGCGATGATTTTAAAGCCAAAATCCCCCTTAGCACAAAAAGCGATATTTGGATTTTGGATATTTGCTTTGGGCTAGGGTATAATGCCTTTTTGAGCGCGAGCGCATTTGAGTATTTACTAGGACAATCAAACACCAAGCCAAAACCAGCTAGCGCAAAACTTCATATCATTTCGCTAGAAAAAGATAGGGCTACTTTGGATTTGGCAGGGCAGATTTGGCACTTAGATGATAAGAAGTGGCAAAGCCTAGCTAGCGGGCAAAGCACTAGCCTAAACCAAAGCACTAGCCTAACTATCATTTGGGGCGATGCAAGCAGTGTGCTAAAAAATCTTGCACAAGTTTTTGAAAAAGATTTCACAAAAGATTTGTCAAAAAAATCAAAAAACCAAAAATATCTTGCAGATTTTGAGAGAGATTTTGCGCAGGGTTTTGGGGGGGATTTTGCAGAATATTTTGCCAGAGATTTTGCAGGCTTTGATATTATCTACCAAGACCCCTTTAGCTTTGGCAAAAACCCTGCACTATGGAGTGAGGAGCATTTCAAGCGCCTTTTTGCCATAAGCAAAAGCACTTGTCTCATCACTTCTTATGCTACGCGCAAAGAAGTGCTAGCAAACGCGCAAAAAGCAGGGTTTCTAGCACACAAGCAAAAGGGAGATTTTAGTCGTTTTTGCCAAGATATTTTTCTCAAGCACAAAGGCAAGCACACAAGCAAAATCTCCAATAAGGCAAAATCACACCCAAATCCACAAGTAAAATCTAGAGAATCTAGCCTTTTTAGTAAGCAAAAATTGCCTGCCAAATGTGCAAAACCACACAAACCATACTAAACTAAGCACGCAAAACCACACAAATCACATTAACCACAAGGAGAGTATATGAGAATCGTATTTATGGGGACACCGATTTTTGCGACTATCGTTTTTGATAAGCTGCTTGCAGAGCTTGAGAGGGCAGGGCATAGCTGTGAAGTCCTGCGCGTAATCACCCAAGAGGATAAGCCTGTGGGACGCAAAGGCATAATCACTCCCCCACCGATGAAGCAAAAAGCCTTGCAAAAAGGCATAGAAGTCTTGCAGCCACGCACCCTAGATAGCGCATTTAGCCAGTCCCTAGCTTCATTGCAGATAGATTTTATACTCGTAGTAGCTTATGGCAAGATATTGCCAAAATCGATTTTGCAAATCGCGCCCTGCATAAATGTCCACGCTTCCATACTGCCCAAATATCGTGGCGCAAGCCCCATTCAGCAGATGATTTTAAGCGATGATAGCCACTATGGAGTAAGCATAATGGCTATGGAGGAGGGGCTTGATAGCGGAGCGATTTTAGGGGTTAGCAAAATCCCTAGAAACGATGAGAACTACACCGCTTTGAGCGCGACTTTAGCCCAGCTAGGTGGGGCAGAGCTTGCTAGGGTTTTGTGTGAGTTTGACACTATCACGCCCTTAGCTCAAGATGAGAGCAAGGCTAGCTATTGCAAAAAGATTCGCAAAGCCGATGGGGAAGTGCGCTTCACAAATGCGAGCGAAATCTACAAAAAATCCCTAGCCTTTACCCCTTGGCCAAGCGTGTTTATGCCAAATGGCATAAAGATTTTTGGTATCAAAGTAGCACAGATAGAAGCACTCGGCACAAAAGCAGGCAAGACAAAAGCAGGCGAGGTGCTAAGCATATCGCCCACGATAGTAGCCTGCCAAAAAGGCGCGATAGAGATAGATGAGCTGCAAGCCCCTAGCAAAAACAAAATGCGCGCAAGTGAGTTTCTAAAAACACGCGGGATAAAAATCGGCACAAATCTTTTGGAGATATAAGCCCCTCAAATCGTTGTTTGCAATTTTTTAGCACATTGTTTGCGCTCAAGCATAAAAAACTACTATGCGATAAAAAACTGCATTTTGTAATTCTTTGTAAATACCCCTCCCTAAATCCCTCAGCTACGGGGAGGGACTTTTTGTGGCACATAACGCCACTTATTCCACCCCTATCTCATAAAATTTTCTTTTCTTTGCTAAATTGCCACTTTTTTAAGCCCCTTTCCTTGCGAAATCGCTACACTGCTTAACACCCCTCCCCCAAATAATAAATTGTAGCAGAGAGATTTGGGACTTTAAAAGCCCCCTCCCTTAGCACAAGGATATTTGCTCTTAGTGCGAGGATATTTGCCACTCTTGAATCTCCCTCCCTTAGCGTGAGGATACTTTCTTTATTAAGCCCCCTCCCTTGCGAAATCGCCACACTGCTTAAGCCCCCTCCCTTGCGGAGGGGGTTTGGGGGTGGGTTCTTTTGCCCTTAAATCTCAAGCAAGACAAACAACTTCTAGTAATGCAAATACTTCCGTCATTGCGAGACTTGACAAAGTCAAGTCGTGGCAATCCAAAAAAATGCGCCAAACTTGTCATTGCGATATTCCGTGCGAAAGCGTGGAATCGTGGCAATCCACAATGACAGCATAAACTCCACCACGCTGTCATTTGCGAGAATCGCTTTAGCGTTCGTGGCAATCTATGTCTTTTTATTTTTTGTATGGATTGCCACGCAAATGCTAAGGCATTTGCTCGCAAAACAAGGCAAAGCCGTAGTTTCTTTAGTAATGACGGAAATCAACCCACCCCCTTTATCCCCCTCCGCAGAGGGAGGGGGAACTCGCAAAATTACCACTTGCAAAGGGAGGGGGAACTCGCAAAATTACTACTTGCAGAGGGAGGGATTAAAAAGCAAATCCCCCTCGTGCTAAGGGAGGGGGGGAATATTTCTCGCCATTGCGAGCAAGCGTAGCGAAGTTTTTTAGCAATGACAAAAAATATTGCCATATTTGAGCGCAAGCGAAATATCTCAAAAAAATAATGCGAGTTGTTAGAAAATATTTTTAGAGATATTTTCGCTTTTTTGCAAAAAGCCCAATATGACAAAAAAATCAAAAAAAACAAAAAATCAAAAAAACCACACAAGCACCCCACAATCCACTCCCCCACAAAATTTTCCACAAAAATCTAACATTTCGCTAGATTTTCCACCATTTTCTAGCTTTTTACACAATTTTTACATTTTTTATTTCTCATTTTTACTTTTTTTTGCCACAATTACTAGCATTAGGTTTCACGCTTGCTTTACATTTGGCATTTTTGTAAGGCAAAAGTGTAAAGCAAGCGAGCCTAAAATCACTCTTAAGGAGAAGAAATGAAAAAGTTGGCTTTGAGCGGCGCACTAGCTGCGATTGTGGCGATACCTGCACTAGGTATCGAAGTGTATAGCAATGAGGAAAAGGGAGCTTCTGTGGAGCTCTATGGTAGCTTGAGAGGCTTTGTCGGTGGTGGCGGAGAACTTCCAAAGATAAATGATAGCAGATTACCTGTTGGGAGTGGTAATGCGCTAATCGGCTTCCAAAATAACTCCCACTTTGGTATCAACTCCAAGTATGGCAAGCTTTTCACAAAAGTAGAGTTTGGCTTGAGTGAGGGTGGATTTCTGGGCACTACAGTAGTTGCAAGCGACGGCACAAGTAAAAATTATGTCGGCTTGCGTAAGGTATTTGGGACTTATGACTTTGGCTCTGGCGGTAAGCTAACCTTTGGTAAGATAGACACACCTACGATTGAGGGTGGGTTTCAGTCAGATTTCAACAACAACGATGCAGGTGGTAATGGATTTGGCTCTGTAACCACTGGAAGCAGAAAGCTCCAAATCCAATACTCCCACTCTGGAGCGACTGTGGCTATTATCGCCGATGAAGCAGCAACAGGGAATGCTACCAATACTGTATATACCCAAAGCTACCTATCAAATTCTAGGCTAAATCCGTTTCCTAGAATCGCTGTATCTTATGAGGGCAAAATAGGCGAAAAAGGTAAATTTAAAGTCGCTGCTACCTATAAGTGGTATGGTGAAAATTACTCTTCACAACCTAGAGCGAATGTGCACGCTGGGCATTTAGTTGCAGGAGCAAAGATTCCCTTTGGAGAAAAAGCCTATCTATCTGCTATATTTCACTACGGAATAAATGGACACCTATACTCCGAACAACAAACTTCATACTCTACAGGCACATATGGATATAGCAATCTCAATGAAGGAGCAGGGCTAAATGCACAACGCACAGGGCTACTACTAGAAGGTGGAGCAAAAATAAATGACACCATAAGCGTAGCAGCAGGCGTGGGCTACCAAGCGACATTTAATGGTAACAATCAGCGAGGACATTTGAGCAATAATAACGGGGCGCAAGCTATCCATAGCTACAAAGTCTATGCAAACCTCCCTATCAATGTCGCAAAAGGCTTCCAAGTCGTCCCACAACTTGGGCTTTATGACACTATTGAAACTTACAGGGTTAAAACAGATAATCATAGAACGGCTCTTGTAGGACTTATCCGCTTGAAGTATGACTTCTAGGGGATTTCTCTAAGAGATTTTGCTCTAGGGTATTTTTCTAGGAGGGGGATTTTCGCTAGGTTTCTCCTAGTAGATTTTTGAGCTTTGTGATACTTCACTTCTTAAAGCCCCCTCCCTTTGCGTTAGGATACTTGCTTTTTTAAGCCCCCTCCCCAAATAATAAAAATTGTGGCGGAGGATATTTACCACTCTTTAAGCCCCCTCCCTTGCGGAGGGGGTTTGGGGGTGGGTTTTCCCCATTGAATCCAAAGTAATGCAAACAACTGCTAACGATGCAAATGCCTCCGTCATTGCGAGGCAGTGGCTTTAGCCACAACGAAGCAATCTACCACGCCGTCATTGCGAGACTTGACGAAGTCAAGTCGTGGCAATCCAAAAAAATGCGGCAAACTTGTCATTGCGAGATTCCACGCGAAAGAGTAGAATCGTGGCAATTCACAATAAAAGCATAAATTATACTATGCTGTCATTGCGAGAATCGCTTTAGCGTTCGTGGCAATCCACAAAAAAAGAAATAGATTGCCACGCAAGTCTTGCGACTTGCTCGCAAAACAAGGCAAAGCCGTAGTTTCTTTAGTAATGACGGAAATCCACCCACCCCCTAACCCCCTCCGCAAGGGAGGGGGGAATATTTGGGGCTTTGCCCTTTTGCAAAGCGCAAGGCTTAGTTCTAGCGCGAAGTAAAACACGCGAGGCACTCCCCCAAGCCAAAAAAGAAACAGCGGAAGCGTTTTCTTTTTTGGGCGGGGGAGAGGGGAGGGGGCTGCCTTTTTTCTTTTTGCGATTCTACTTTCTGCCATTTTATAAAAAATCTTCTTTCTTTCTTTCTTTCTTTTTTTTTTTTTTTTGGATATTTCGCTTTTTTGCAAAAAGCTCAATATGACAAAAAACACCACAAAGTCAAAATCTCACAAAAATCAAATTCCGCGCTTACAAACCTCCACGAAACTCACGCAAAGACTTGCAAAAATCACATAAAACCCAAAAACACAACAAAAACCACTACAAAATCATATCCATTTACAGCATATTTTCTAGCTCTGCTTCATTGATGATTTTTACACCTAGAGCGCGGGCTTTTGCTTCCTTGCTCCCCGCACTATCCCCGCAAAGCACAAAGTCCGTTTTGGCACTCACACTTCCGCTTACTCGCGCCCCTAGCGATTCTAGCATTTGCTTTATCTCATCGCGTGGGCGAGATAGAGTGCCTGTGATGACAAATGTTTTGCCCGCAAAAATCTGCCCCAAATCGCGCTCATTATCCACATTACTCGCTTTACCCACACCACCGTGAGTGCTTGCTTCGCCTTGATTCCCCCCGCCTTGATTTCCACTGCCAAAAGCCCCACTTGAATCGCTCATCACCCTAAGTGGTGGCACTTTTGGCGAGATAATCTCTAAAATCCTAGCGATGATTTTTGCATTTATCACGCCAAATTCCAAGATTGATTGCGCCATTTCCTCGCCAAATCCATTGATTGCCAAAATCTCATCTTTGCTTCTTGTATAAAACTCCACCCCAAAGCTACTTGCAAGCTGCTTGCTCGCCCACTCCCCGATATTTGGGATACCTAGTGCGTTTATCACGCGCCACAGCTCCACGCCCTTGCTAGCTTGTATCGCTTCTAGTAGGTTGGTGATTTTTTTGTCTTTGAAGCCCTCCAAATCTGCCAAATCCTCCCTTTTTAGCTCATAAATATCCAAAATCGATGAGATTTTGCCCATATCATAAAGCAAGTATATGATTTTCTCGCCCAAGCCATCGATATTTAGTGCCTTTTTGCTAGCAAAATGCACGATAGATTCTTTTACTCTAGCTTGACAAGAGAGATTTGCACAGCGGATAAAAATATCCTCTTTTACTAGTTCTTTATCACATATTGGGCAGTGTGTGGGGGGGATTATGCGTGATTGTGTGCCATCGCGTCTTGCAGGGATTGATTTGATGATTTTGGGGATTACATCGCCACTTCGTATGAGGACTACAAAATCATTTATTTGTATGTCTTTTTTTGCTATCTCTGCGTAGTTGTGAAGTGTGGCGCGAGAGATTTTTGCTCCCTCGATTTCCACAGGCTCTAGCTCGGCTACGGGCGTTATCACACCTGTGCGCCCCACTTGATGAGTGATTGAGAGGATTTTTGTGATTTTTTCGAGTGCGGGGAATTTATACGCACAAGCAAAGCGTGGGGATTTGCTTGTCCAGCCTAGCTGCGCTTGAGAAGCAAAGCTATCTAGCATTATTACCATTCCATCTAGTAGCATTTCAAAATCATCTCGCTTAGATTTTAGCTTCTCATAGTGTGCGTGGATTTCTCGCGCATCTTTTGCCACTGCCAAATCCCCCAAAAACGGCGCAAATCCAAAATCTTGGATTTGCTTCATCGCACCATAAAAGCTAGAATCCAAAAGCGCGAAATCTAGCTTAGAATTTGGGTTTGTTTTGTCCAAGTCTGCCTCATTTGATTTTGCTTCGCTTGAATCTACTTCATTTGGATTTTTTTGGCTTGAATCTACTTCGCTTGATTTAGTCTCACTTGAGATTGTGCCTATGCCCCACGGGACAAAAAGTAGCTTTCGCTTAGCCGTTATGGCACTATCTAGCTGACGAAGCGAGCCTGCAGCGGCATTGCGTGGATTGGCAAAGAGTGGCTCGCCTTTTTGTAGTCGCTCATTGTTGATAGACTCAAAATCCTCTTTTTTGATTACCACTTCGCCACGAATCTCTACTAGCTCTTTGTATGGGATATGAAGCGGGATAGAGCGGATT
This region includes:
- a CDS encoding plasminogen-binding N-terminal domain-containing protein, with the protein product MSTTKNLTKQKPYQVRIQTFALAFALLLLLSLQQAHSEQNQLKNLYKLQHTTKIAISSVDTKSNTIEFPAMGRVVGESGFIWHIYDENYASIIATATIIEIKSSQNEYSPKNTTQEKTSQKANPQKQNPKDNASQSAKAIARINPISVLEQKYLPSPTNKPVAGDEVHFGTLNSLAFIIAPTLETYDSIRASYPSMQFLNSDLMVGYLFDKSKFDPKPKVLSNACAVYSVGLLFLVTRDRLSVLDCQSLVELDSVAFDTSAVGQTIAPFFSRVQYASSGSLDSALKRKNSKQYFEYYDGLLKEGKNFK
- a CDS encoding MnmC family methyltransferase; amino-acid sequence: MNPSTTLFASSDGSLSAFNEEFGECYSSLSEGALSEKLTKHIAPAFEYLRSQMQSDDFKAKIPLSTKSDIWILDICFGLGYNAFLSASAFEYLLGQSNTKPKPASAKLHIISLEKDRATLDLAGQIWHLDDKKWQSLASGQSTSLNQSTSLTIIWGDASSVLKNLAQVFEKDFTKDLSKKSKNQKYLADFERDFAQGFGGDFAEYFARDFAGFDIIYQDPFSFGKNPALWSEEHFKRLFAISKSTCLITSYATRKEVLANAQKAGFLAHKQKGDFSRFCQDIFLKHKGKHTSKISNKAKSHPNPQVKSRESSLFSKQKLPAKCAKPHKPY
- the fmt gene encoding methionyl-tRNA formyltransferase yields the protein MRIVFMGTPIFATIVFDKLLAELERAGHSCEVLRVITQEDKPVGRKGIITPPPMKQKALQKGIEVLQPRTLDSAFSQSLASLQIDFILVVAYGKILPKSILQIAPCINVHASILPKYRGASPIQQMILSDDSHYGVSIMAMEEGLDSGAILGVSKIPRNDENYTALSATLAQLGGAELARVLCEFDTITPLAQDESKASYCKKIRKADGEVRFTNASEIYKKSLAFTPWPSVFMPNGIKIFGIKVAQIEALGTKAGKTKAGEVLSISPTIVACQKGAIEIDELQAPSKNKMRASEFLKTRGIKIGTNLLEI
- the ligA gene encoding NAD-dependent DNA ligase LigA, translated to MLASFDEYTQAVAKLSKYAYAYYVLDDPIASDEEYDILYHEVKAYEDSHPQSISPLSPTQRVGGEVLEEFSKSRHLSRMWSLDDVFSKGEMSEWVDKILKSYPNASFVCSPKFDGASLNLRYQNGTLISAATRGDGLVGEEVLHNAKTIRSIPLHIPYKELVEIRGEVVIKKEDFESINNERLQKGEPLFANPRNAAAGSLRQLDSAITAKRKLLFVPWGIGTISSETKSSEVDSSQKNPNEVDSSEAKSNEADLDKTNPNSKLDFALLDSSFYGAMKQIQDFGFAPFLGDLAVAKDAREIHAHYEKLKSKRDDFEMLLDGMVIMLDSFASQAQLGWTSKSPRFACAYKFPALEKITKILSITHQVGRTGVITPVAELEPVEIEGAKISRATLHNYAEIAKKDIQINDFVVLIRSGDVIPKIIKSIPARRDGTQSRIIPPTHCPICDKELVKEDIFIRCANLSCQARVKESIVHFASKKALNIDGLGEKIIYLLYDMGKISSILDIYELKREDLADLEGFKDKKITNLLEAIQASKGVELWRVINALGIPNIGEWASKQLASSFGVEFYTRSKDEILAINGFGEEMAQSILEFGVINAKIIARILEIISPKVPPLRVMSDSSGAFGSGNQGGGNQGEASTHGGVGKASNVDNERDLGQIFAGKTFVITGTLSRPRDEIKQMLESLGARVSGSVSAKTDFVLCGDSAGSKEAKARALGVKIINEAELENML